The Pogoniulus pusillus isolate bPogPus1 chromosome 3, bPogPus1.pri, whole genome shotgun sequence nucleotide sequence tcttctaccTTCTCACAAGGTGCCATGCTGTAAACCTCAATGGGAAATACTACAGAACAGGAAGGTACAGTGGGTCCCATGATGATGGCCTGGTTTGGTCTACGTGGCATGGGACGTGGTACTCACTAAAATACTCAGCCATGAAAATCAGGGCTACATTTTTTGTtgacagtgagagtggagatggtGAGGTCAGGTCAGCTGAAACCTCCtgctttgaaaagaaagaaagcacaGGCTGAAAAAGGAAGGTGCTAATTGCTAGCCCACCTCTGTTGCCAGTTGCCAGACCTTGACTGTAATAATTGGAGTTGCACCTGCTTCTGCTAGCTTAAGCTAAGATCACAAATTGTTTAAGCACAGTCAACCAGCACTTGAATGGAAAACATATTGACCTCAGTCATAGAGTAAGTTTTGCTTTTCATCAGTTTTCAGGACTTCATTGGTAATTGTTTATGAAAAGCTCCCTGCATCTTTAATAATCAAATATGTTTTTTTAGCTGTCTGAACTTTTTGAGGGCTACATCTTTCTCATCTTGATTTCAACTGCCAATGCCTCAGTTACAACAACAAATAGGGGATGGGAAACTGGAATTCATCTGGTGTGTCTTTGTTAGAGCATTATTCTGAATCAGGAGAGCATTTAAAAGCAATTCTCCCTGTGGTCCTCAATTGCCACACTTCAGCTTCAGAACACCCTCAGTGTGTGAAACTAAACCAGTGGATGGACATGCTACGAGAAACttgggaaaggactttttacaagggtttgtagAGGGAGtggctttaaactggaagagggtagatttagattggatattagaaagaacaGGTTGGATTTTAgagggaacaggttgcccagggaggctctgggTGCCCCcctcatggaggtgttcaaagccaagttGAATAGGGCCTTGaacaacttggtctagtggaaggtatctCTGTCCAtgacagggtggttggaactagatgatttttaaggtcccttccaacccaaaccattctatgatcctatgacacTTTTCACAATCCAGACAGTGTAGACACTGGGTTTCATTGCCATCAGCTTTCCACTACAGATCCACTTCTATAAGCATAAAACAACACAACACATTCATGGAGACAAAGACAATGCTGCTGACCAGACTTAGGTGCTAGTCAAAAATTAGGCAGATTTTCCTAAATTTAAGATGAGCACAGATCTAATTAGGCATAAAATCCATGACTCATTTGTATGTTCTTATGTAACTAACCAGATGACAGGAGAATCAGAAAGCGGAAAGCAATTGACCCATAAGACACACTGCTCTCATTGTCTCAGAGTGAAATGAAAGAGCAACACAAATGACTGAAATAGAATACTGAGAATTTATTTCCAAGTTCTTAATAACAACAGTTTTAAATGAACAGTAATTATCAACTTGATGCAAATAATTTAACTACCTTGTTATAGAAAGAGCCTTTTTCTGTGAAGCACAGTAATTTTTAAGTAGTAGTTCTTTTGCATTTATTTGCTTTTAGATCCATGCATACTGTAATTTGTACTATATATCCAGAAACGATGAAACAAAGCCATCTGAGTAGGACTTAACACTTTGCATCTGCTGTTCAACAGTAGGAACTTGAAGAGAAATTTGGATTAAAATCTTAAGAATAATAGACGAAATGCATACTTTTGTTGTTGGAACTGGTGCCTTAGCACCTGCTATTGTGGATAGTTAGGAGGATCTGCAAGATAAGTTTAATTTCCATGGCTCAAGCTGTCCTGAAGACAATACAGAGATATGTGAAGGTTCAGTGTAAAACTTGGTTTGGTTCCTCTAATTTGCCAAGAGGTAAACCCTGATCTCACTCCTTCATAGACAACCCAGTGACAGCAAACATGAACACCAGAGTTCAATGAGCTGTCCTCCTAAGGCCTGTGGCTTGTTAAGACCGCACTGCTGCTCTTTTCTCAAGTGTTGGCACATACCCATGTGAAACAAAACTTGCACCTACTTTTCTGAAGTGAGGTTGCCCTTGTGAAAAAAGAGGCTGTGAATAGCCAGCACTTACTATTTCCTTGCTCTCTTACATGTACTTAAGTCCATCTAATGCATCACAGTAGCTGTTCTGAACACAACCCAACACTGAGACATCTGGCTTGAAATAAGGCTCCCCCTTCTCTGACCTCCTGTGACATAGGGAAACCCCTCAGAGATACAAGGGTCACAGGGATTTGTGCAGGATCCTGGGACTCCCACAGCAAACCCCAGGAAATATTTCAGAACACTTTTTATCTTAACAAGCAGGGCAAAATGTCACTAGCAGATTACTTACTCGACCTGAGGACTATTACGGAGCTCAAATCACCCTCACAGATGGTTTGGTAAATACTTGCTGAATGTCACTATGCTGTACTTTCcatctcctttttctcttggGTCTCCCATGCTGAGAGGCTCACAAAAGCTGTAAACAGATACTGTAGCAGTAGAGGCATAATGCTGGCAGATCACTGCTTTGGTGCAAACACGCATTGCACGGTGGAGTTTACCCTAGCACGAGGTGGTAAAGTAGCCTGAGCAGCAATTGCTTCAGAGGCCTCATTTCCAGCTCATTTTAGTCAATTTAAAGGTTCATTACATTTGATTAGCATTAGACAGGTCCTCAAGTGTGGACATGTTCTCAAAAGCTTTAAGCAGCATTTCAAGCTGACAGTTTATGGGAACATGGAGCTAGTTTGAAAgctgcacagagcctgctgcacTGAGATCTGACACAGCGGcatgctggcacagctcctgggaAAGCGGGAGCTCACATCACCCTGCAAATCAGATCCAGCTCTCCGGCAGCAGCTGCAAAATGTTACCCATCAAGAATGCTGTTCAAACAGCAGGGTTTGACTCTGGTAGTCAAGCACAGAGCATGTGGCTCTTTGTATGCTGTCACAGTGGAGCTTTTCACTGTGTGCCAGTCAAATCACTTGTGCATGTTTTGGACACTTCAGTGGGGTGCCATAAGTAGCTGGCTAATGCATAACAATGTTGCTCTCCCTTTAAAACTGTtgatttggagaaaaaaaaataaagtgtaGGATTGGGAAATATGCCTTTCCACTCAGTTTTGAGAATGATAGCAGCCTACTAACAGTGAACAGAGCATGTGCCAGTTTTTCCTTCAAACTCACGAGGAATGTTAAAGGGCATGTAGAGTTGGGCTCCTTATGGCAGAGATGTTTCAAGACTGATAGTCATCTGCCTGGACCTACCTTCTCTCACTTCGCTCCGAGGGCAGaatcttcttctgttgctgcattCCCCTGGCCTTTGCAAACTCCCTGAAGAGATGCCATTCTAACAGATGCCAAGCAGTCTCCGACTCTTTCTCACTGTCCTGAGCTCTGTCTCTGTTGTTAACTAGGTTTTCAACTCAGATCTGAACACTTGCAGCAACTTGTAACCGCCAGTTTGTGATCTCTGGCTTTAAAGCATAACAGAAAAACCCAGTGTAACTTTTGTACTTCACCACAGGATTCTCCAGGAATCAGCAGATGTTGTCAAgacattttattttctccttttgttgGCAAAACAAGAATTCCCCAAACAAACTTGTTGCTTGATGGTTTTGTTCATAACTCATTTTAAGCTTGCTGTAGTAGTGTGATTGtcaaattatttacatttttataAGGTTTAATAAAGGCAACGATGACAATGGAAAGGTTTGGTGATTCAACAGTTCTCTCACTCCTTTTACAGGTGCTTAAAAGCTGCAGTAGCCCTTCTATGAGGACTAAAATTTGAACATTCATTTTCATTGCCCTTCCAGTAGCATGCCCTTTCCTACTCATTTCCTGTAACTATTTGTAAATCACTGTTTTCTTCATATAAATATTGGCAGAAAGAATCAAAGTCTTGAATGATGAAAAATATCCTCTCAGTTTTAAATTCACTCCGAGTATTTAGCATCAATTACTTGCACTTTCATGCAACCAGCTAAAAGGAACACCACCATGACTCATCTGAGAAACTACAACAAATCGACAGAATTCAATAATGACATCCAGAGGAAAGACTCGCAACTTGAGGATCGTGTTTTCTAAATGAGAAATGGTTCAATAATTGGGAATGATGGTTGAGGATACCGGTCAACTGATGCTTTAGGACATCATAATCTGCTAGCACATGGTCCACAAGGTGAAAAAGGCTAGATCAGTGGCATTCATGATGTACGCTGCATGAAACATCATTGCCTTGAGAGATAAAATCTCTCGCCTATTCTTGCATCACACCTTCATGAACATGTACTTTCCCAGGCTGTTTTGTGTTTATTTACACACAGACATACAAAAAATAATTATAAGGAAGCACTTTCCAGTAATTAGAAAGAAATGTGTTCCCAAAAGCCAGACTTGGGGCATCgttcccttctgctgcctgtggggGTAATGTAATTCTTGCTGCTCCTTCCGGCAGAAACCAACAGAGACTGCAgatcctctgcagggctgcaatGAGTAGCTCAAATCACCAGCTTTTCAACACTCAAAGTACTGCTTTCATCCTCTTCATTAGAGCCAAAATATCCAGGGAGGTCAGtcatctgctgctctgcctccattAAGCCAAAAGTAGTATTATCATAAAAGGCAAACTCAGGGTCCAAGGGGAAGCTCTGACACTTGCCCTTTCGGTACTGGGCAGGGCTTACACtttgacctctctgggcattgTCTTTGCCAGCTGAGCCCATTTCCTTCCTCCATGTGCCTCGGGAATTAGGTGAAGGGCCCCTCTTACTTCTGCTGGGCTCAGACTTACCAGCTGCCCTCTCCTGATGGGCAGGCTGGCGGTCAGTGGTCAGGTCCAGCTTCTTCACTGATGGACCTGCCCTCTGGTGACATTTTGTGCCATGGTTCTGTGGCTCATAACCCAGcacagtgctgtgaggttgaTCCAGCTTTTCACAAACTGGATTGATGTTTCTTGATTTTGGCCATATCCTGTCCTCTTGGTCCCACATTCTGGTCCTGGAATTATAGAGGGGAGTCTGTCGAGGGGTGAGGGTGGACATGCTTCTCTCTCTGAAAGGCCTGGCCTTTTTAGTTTCATGGAAACTGGCTGTTCTTCTAAACTGTGGGTTTCTGTGACAGCTCCTCTCAGGCAGGCCTCCTCTGCTACCTTGGTTCTTGAAATTAGCTCTTCTTACCAAGGTTTGGGTAGGGCTCATTGCAGAATTGGCCTGTGAGAAAGGAAAATCCAGCCTAGGATGAGAGCCTTCCCCCAGGAATTTGGGCTGACTGGCTGGCTGGTCCAGAAATGGAGATTTGATCCTAAATTTATTTGCCACTGCCTCCTCTTGGTTTTCCCCACTCAGAGGAAACATCGTGGTGGCACCCATCACTGTGTCCATGAGGGGATTCTGGGAGACATGGTACACCTTGGTGGTCTCAGTCAGgcctttcttcttcatctctttcagctgctgctgtgccagacgATAGCTGAAGATCGGAGGGATTATTTTTTGGGCGTTTGTCTGAAAGTTCTCACTTCCAGAGGCATCATCTTCCTGGGCAAACTGGAGGCTTCGCCTGTAGGTCAGAGGAATGTTAACGGGGGCCTCCCCTCCTTCGGTAAAGCTGTCCCGCTGCTTGCTGCCTTGGCAAATGTTCTCTTCATCAGAGTTTTTGCGGAAGCCAGGGGAATGGACGGAGTTTCGGTGGACGGCAGTGCTGCacttctgagctctgcagagctttctcCAAAGGGTGATGAGAACGGTGGCAAAGATGATGAACAAGCATAGGGAGATACCTGTGACAGTGACTATGTTATTTGCTTTCTGGTCTTCTCCTGGCTGGACAGAAGGTGGAGTGGGAGGCTTGATAGCTGTAACAAAGAGCATACATCTGTCAGATGTGCAGCATCAGCAGCATTTTGATATGTTAGGATGGATACTTTACTACAAATTTAAAATGACCAATTAATAGGAAGTTAAAATCTGATCAGTGTTAATGGCTTATTACTGATGACTTCAAGCTGGCAGAAGCATATCTACTTATGTTAACCCAAGGCTCTCATGAACCTTTTAAATGTGATCATTCACaaattcacagcatcacagaattaaccaggttggaaaagacctttgagatcatcaagtccaacctatcacctaatccttctaattaactaacccatggcactaagtgcctcatccagtctccttttaaatacctccagggatggtgattccaccacctccctgagcagcccagttcaatggccaatctctttttgtgaagaacttcttcctaacatccagcctaaacctggtctggagcaggttgggactgtgtcctcttgctctgtgagTGATTGCCTACggaaagagaccaacctccacctgactataacctcccttcaggtagtcttTTGCCTGTTCTGCCATTTTCATAAGGCAATCTCAAATACATGGAAAACCAGATAAGAGTATTTGTCCTCCTTTATGAAGTACATTAAGATCCCTTGGTGAAAAGTGCCATGAAAGGGGTAAACCAACCCAGGTTAGTGCTTCAGGTATCATTTTCAAATTATTTTGGGATAGCTTAAGTGGGTGTGAGAACTACAGTGGGTTTGAAGAGTTGACAGGCAGCTCTAGCACGGGCAGAGTAACTTTTTGTAGTGCTCTGAGGGTGCTTCTTCCACCACTGCACAGTGTTGCAGCCCCAGAAGACAAAATCTTCCCCTCCACAGTAGGCCCCTAACTGAGGGGAAGGCCAGTGCTGTGGTACCACTGGCACTCTGGTATTGACATTCTTCTGTCATGATCAAGAGATGGGCATTCAAAGAGAAAAGATACTGTGCAAACTTATAACGTGAACATCTCAGAGCTTTCCACAGCACTGCCTAAAACTCTCACCTGCACAATGCACTACACTATAGATGGCTGAAGCGATAAGAAATAAAGAATTCTCTCTTTTGTTGGACAAGGTCCTCAGCATTTCAGTGACAGGTCTAAGCAGAAAAGAGCATGGCTTATGGATGAACTGCTTCAGCAGCTAATTTTTAGTTTCAGATAGCACTCATTTTACAACTTCTTCTGACTAAATATCAACTTCATAAGGCTGCGAAAGTGGCGTTGGAGTACAACACTGCTCCATTGTAGTTGACAAGAGGTGCCCACAAAGCTGTCGGCAAAAACTGAACCAGTTAACTTCTCCCAGTCTCTAGTTTTATCTAGAACCCAGAACCTTCCATCAAGGTGATGGACAGTTAACATCAGCATAACAAGACGACTGCCTGCTGAATCTTTTTTGGAAGATCCCTAAAACTTGTATTCCACCAAATGTCATCACGCCTGCGACACATAGCTTTGCCATTTTGGAGGCCTTAGTGGGAAGCAAACACATTGAACCCAGTGGAGAAGGCAGGACCAGCATTTGCTGGTCAGTACCACCACAGCAGAGTGATTCATTCATTGCTCATCCTTCTCTCAGTCTCACAGCTATTTTCTGAAGGCTCTACTTCCTATCTGTATTGCACACTGTACTGCATCATTTGGAGTAGAAAGTTAATAGACAGCAAACAGCGAGGCTTGAAACAAGACTTAGTCAGTGAGGTCTGCTTTTCTCCACCTCATCTACCTCTGTCACTAGACTGCTCGCTGCTTTCATTTACTCAGGCATTTGCTCCATCTGCTGGACTAATGACTGCAAATGCAGTTATGCTGGAAAAAAGCCTTCCTACTTTAGAAAGGTGTGGATAGTTggggggtgaggaggaatgACACTGCCAGCCCGAGATCACAAAGCAGATGAACACGATAAGATCATAGCACCAAGTCACTTTTCGAGCAACCTAAGATTCAAAGAGATGATATCACTGAGGAGATTCTATAAAGGAAGCTGCCTGGAATGGGAGCAGGATCAGAAACCACATGCAGGAGAGAGAAGTGAGGTAGTTCCTCCAGATGATCCCACAGCACTGGGTACAGACGCAGGTCTCCTGTGCTTCCAGGTTTTCTATTCATAAACCCTCTTTAATACCCCAGAGACCCTGC carries:
- the THSD1 gene encoding thrombospondin type-1 domain-containing protein 1, with the protein product MKQMLKDFSNLLLVVLCDYVLGEMEYLLLKHPGHVAFSNDTVTVEYQYYRGGNVTAEYLSMLLLDASTNKIIARKQLPANHSQGRVEFECFHFKSAGDFLFKMVSPSDDSSTAQWSRRSISSLHVEWPVFRIDLNKSSEVLGSSLQVGLFTNEQLCAMNETVASLDVIFTSTLYEFGRVSSDETLGIRTRKGILLSRFQWVEFDCPPVGQETYITVILKSLETQSIIASMGPIDLLHKFGYRLVVLPESTCKTLVQVFVVSPPCTSISGKIVVYKEALKHSSQRTTWLYEDTLHPGDNRTEFNCSLFDVGKNKYCFDLLNFSNRSFFPTRVKECVMIQRNMETWSPWQPWSPCSVTCGDGVRERFRECLTSSPAKPGCAGSPRETSLCSLEECLSIKPPTPPSVQPGEDQKANNIVTVTGISLCLFIIFATVLITLWRKLCRAQKCSTAVHRNSVHSPGFRKNSDEENICQGSKQRDSFTEGGEAPVNIPLTYRRSLQFAQEDDASGSENFQTNAQKIIPPIFSYRLAQQQLKEMKKKGLTETTKVYHVSQNPLMDTVMGATTMFPLSGENQEEAVANKFRIKSPFLDQPASQPKFLGEGSHPRLDFPFSQANSAMSPTQTLVRRANFKNQGSRGGLPERSCHRNPQFRRTASFHETKKARPFRERSMSTLTPRQTPLYNSRTRMWDQEDRIWPKSRNINPVCEKLDQPHSTVLGYEPQNHGTKCHQRAGPSVKKLDLTTDRQPAHQERAAGKSEPSRSKRGPSPNSRGTWRKEMGSAGKDNAQRGQSVSPAQYRKGKCQSFPLDPEFAFYDNTTFGLMEAEQQMTDLPGYFGSNEEDESSTLSVEKLVI